The following coding sequences lie in one Bradyrhizobium sp. G127 genomic window:
- a CDS encoding DEAD/DEAH box helicase — protein MNQTIQESIRQLHGSLRDYIEAAYHISSPQLIAQRKELLDREGVISQAPYIESTPKYQTREKFSEIAGLHKAALEIYEILAQASGSQAALLYDPPYEHQSKSIKTSLVDGKNLLIMTGTGSGKTESFLLPILGKLAREAQGNPQSFREQPAMRALILYPMNALVNDQLGRLRSMFGDPRTVAKFNDWAGRPPRFARYTSRTPYAGMRTREKDSRKLKPFEEFYVDLQRKADGVASDAQARASNLRNQLKLKGKWPAKPDLAAWMGEKGTNWQNRKTGAFQRAVTLPNDTELLTRHEIQESPPDLLVTNYSMLEYMLMRPIERTIFDKTREWLTINPEEKFLVVLDEAHLYRGAAGAEVGLLLRRLRDRLGIQADRLQVICATASFKDKDYAPEFGAQLSGAPVKSFVPITGNLDLREGAEPGSEKDAKALSEIDLFRFYEATSDEARIEQIQKFLDYRKSTRGTSLEERLFYALEKFGPLSQLVNSTMKTALRVSELGAELFPDAPDIADAAVTALLALGSIARVDPKGAGLLPCRIHNFYRGLPGLWVCADPQCSEIKEDERSGICGKMYGQPRDVCSCGARVFEFFTCRFCGTAYARGYTDDVENPSALWSEQGQRMHLEGIDVDSLLPVDLLLEEPAQHEEVEPANLDVETGRVNPNIAGARTRTVYLRGNRLGEGADADGEVDTSYETRGQFIPCACCGESSRFGRSTVQDHQTKGDQPFQALVAKQIQIQPPNAVEASRFAPLRGRKVLVFSDSRQVAARLAPHLQMYSVRDSLRPLIAWGFRRLQNLAILHPLLSLEDLYLAVLLASKHLGVRLRPELKEGESFAAEDVVEAAVQDGSAATDSGLQFLWMRMKNERPPESLLEDIISTVQDKFLGLEALALVSICERSELKAALERLPPLPGLIETPEAKVALVRAWLRCWRGVGFWLNSMPAVWWQRPRTQGTSIRGQKGKFRAFDRILTERAHRKIFNDSWLPELLRTFTEDMAGTRRLRGMQLSLSLDGDWVRCESCKSVHRPVPNINQCLDCGSDAIRDLEPNTDEVFLARKGYYRNPVMGALSDPPEQPMALIAAEHTAQLNSPQNEDVFSKAEENELLFQDVPIETESDRVRATAIDVLSSTTTMEVGIDIGALSGVALRNMPPGRANYQQRAGRAGRRGNAVATVVAFGSADSHDDHYFTSPDGMIRGDVVDPKLTLENKEIARRHIRAFLLQCYHQERLPEVNPAQRHDLFSVLGSVASFKSTDAILNRTDFAAWLATNADALKARVGGWIPSELSPVDRKSLLDELVLDCIAELDKAINFAKTDTVKASEIEAVTDEDSVVEEAAETGEEQGPNLEASGNLLDRLLYCGVLPRYAFPTDVATFSVFDQARSTRYRPRMKFAPSQGLPIALSQYAPGKQIWISNKCYSSGAIYSTMPDDRFNAWENRRMYQECSQCGFARTQFLGQVGNGDLQDCEACGSENSFGPARQWLRPPGFAHPVDAPEVTSPDDMPETSYATRAKLTMETPSENANWLRINSRLRGLGARQHLLVSNTGPKREGYSYCLKCGRIEATSEATATLFGLHRKPFPDERDPTCDGTRTTRHLVLGTDFITDIVLFSLQVELPLQLKPGHYSTDVAMRSVSEALAKAACQMLEIEPGELMAEYRPALTPEGRLGLEAEIFLYDTLPGGAGFSVQLMDRGDELFRKARDLMEDCPEGCDASCYRCMRSFKNKFEHSLLDRHVGSELLRYILDGGKPKFNAKRIEDATTLLLNDLERQGQQAVSYEPNGNFELRTGKVLTTPILATVGGRQFSISLCGPLTPDVPNDPALRALSEEGENRQIIVVNELLVRRNLPAATRLVQERLGIYV, from the coding sequence GTGAATCAGACAATTCAAGAGTCAATTCGCCAACTTCACGGATCGCTCCGCGATTATATCGAGGCCGCCTACCACATAAGTTCTCCTCAACTGATCGCTCAACGCAAAGAGCTGCTAGACAGAGAGGGCGTTATTTCCCAAGCGCCCTATATCGAATCAACCCCGAAATATCAGACGCGTGAAAAATTTTCGGAGATCGCGGGGCTGCACAAGGCCGCGCTCGAAATCTACGAGATTTTGGCCCAGGCCAGCGGGTCCCAAGCAGCCTTACTCTACGATCCCCCATATGAGCATCAGTCAAAGTCGATCAAAACAAGTTTGGTCGATGGCAAAAATCTCTTGATTATGACTGGAACGGGTTCGGGTAAGACCGAATCATTCCTTCTGCCCATTCTGGGAAAATTGGCGCGGGAAGCTCAGGGCAATCCGCAAAGTTTCCGCGAACAGCCAGCGATGCGGGCTCTTATTCTTTATCCGATGAACGCACTCGTAAACGACCAATTGGGTCGCCTTCGATCCATGTTTGGTGATCCCCGGACAGTCGCGAAGTTCAACGACTGGGCTGGACGGCCGCCAAGGTTCGCCCGTTACACAAGTCGAACTCCATACGCAGGGATGCGAACGCGAGAGAAAGATTCGCGAAAACTAAAGCCATTCGAAGAATTTTACGTTGACCTTCAGCGCAAAGCCGATGGTGTAGCGTCCGATGCGCAGGCGCGCGCGTCTAATTTGCGCAACCAGTTAAAGCTGAAAGGCAAGTGGCCTGCTAAGCCTGATTTGGCGGCTTGGATGGGTGAGAAAGGTACGAACTGGCAAAATCGGAAAACCGGAGCGTTTCAGCGGGCCGTTACACTGCCAAACGACACTGAGCTTCTTACTCGGCACGAGATTCAGGAGTCGCCACCCGATCTCTTGGTAACAAACTATTCCATGCTTGAGTACATGCTCATGCGGCCGATTGAGCGGACGATCTTCGATAAGACGCGCGAGTGGTTGACCATCAACCCAGAAGAAAAATTTCTCGTCGTGCTGGATGAAGCGCATCTCTATCGTGGCGCGGCTGGGGCCGAGGTGGGCCTGCTTCTTCGTCGCCTTCGTGACAGGCTAGGTATTCAAGCAGACCGCCTCCAAGTCATTTGTGCCACGGCAAGCTTCAAAGACAAAGACTACGCCCCCGAGTTCGGCGCGCAGCTATCCGGTGCGCCCGTTAAGAGCTTTGTGCCGATCACTGGCAATCTAGACTTGAGAGAGGGTGCAGAGCCAGGCAGCGAAAAGGACGCCAAAGCTCTTTCTGAAATCGACCTGTTTCGTTTCTACGAGGCGACTTCAGACGAGGCTCGAATAGAGCAAATTCAGAAGTTTTTGGACTATCGCAAATCCACCAGAGGGACTTCGTTGGAGGAGCGTCTCTTTTATGCGCTCGAAAAATTTGGGCCATTGAGCCAACTTGTCAATTCAACAATGAAAACGGCTCTACGCGTGTCGGAATTGGGCGCAGAACTTTTCCCTGACGCGCCAGACATTGCGGATGCTGCCGTCACGGCACTTTTGGCGCTAGGCAGCATCGCGCGAGTTGACCCAAAAGGGGCGGGCTTACTGCCGTGTCGCATCCACAATTTTTATCGTGGCCTTCCTGGACTTTGGGTTTGCGCCGATCCGCAGTGCTCTGAGATAAAAGAAGACGAAAGAAGTGGCATCTGCGGAAAGATGTACGGGCAGCCACGCGATGTGTGTTCGTGCGGCGCACGTGTTTTTGAATTTTTCACGTGTCGGTTTTGCGGGACCGCCTATGCACGTGGCTATACTGATGATGTGGAAAACCCGTCTGCGCTTTGGTCTGAACAGGGGCAGCGCATGCATCTAGAAGGAATCGACGTCGATTCCTTGCTGCCGGTCGATCTTTTGCTTGAAGAGCCTGCTCAACATGAAGAGGTCGAGCCTGCCAACCTCGACGTAGAAACTGGACGGGTGAATCCCAACATTGCTGGTGCGAGAACGCGGACCGTGTATTTGCGCGGCAATCGCCTCGGTGAAGGCGCTGACGCCGATGGTGAAGTTGATACAAGCTATGAAACACGCGGCCAGTTCATACCCTGCGCTTGCTGCGGAGAATCGTCGCGGTTCGGACGATCAACAGTGCAAGACCATCAAACCAAAGGCGATCAACCATTTCAGGCTCTGGTTGCTAAGCAAATTCAAATTCAGCCGCCAAACGCCGTTGAAGCAAGCCGCTTCGCACCTTTACGAGGGAGAAAGGTGCTGGTGTTTTCGGATTCTAGACAAGTCGCCGCCAGATTGGCACCGCATCTTCAAATGTATTCGGTGCGTGACTCCCTTCGCCCTCTAATCGCTTGGGGCTTTAGGCGATTGCAAAATCTCGCCATTCTTCATCCTTTGCTCAGTCTAGAAGACCTTTACCTGGCTGTTCTACTCGCTTCTAAGCATCTTGGTGTGCGTTTGCGCCCCGAACTGAAAGAAGGTGAGAGCTTTGCAGCGGAAGACGTGGTCGAGGCCGCTGTTCAGGATGGCTCTGCGGCGACTGATTCAGGATTGCAGTTTCTTTGGATGAGAATGAAAAACGAACGACCGCCTGAATCGTTGCTCGAAGACATCATTAGTACAGTTCAAGACAAGTTTCTGGGTCTCGAAGCGCTGGCACTAGTATCCATTTGCGAAAGGAGCGAACTCAAGGCGGCCCTTGAAAGACTACCGCCGTTACCAGGGCTTATTGAAACACCCGAAGCGAAAGTTGCGTTGGTGCGTGCGTGGCTTCGTTGTTGGAGAGGGGTAGGCTTTTGGCTGAACTCCATGCCAGCCGTATGGTGGCAGCGTCCTCGGACGCAGGGAACTAGTATTCGGGGTCAAAAAGGAAAGTTTCGTGCCTTCGATCGGATCTTGACCGAAAGGGCACATCGCAAGATTTTCAACGATAGTTGGTTGCCGGAACTTCTGCGCACATTCACCGAGGATATGGCAGGTACGCGGCGGTTACGCGGCATGCAATTGTCTCTATCGCTAGATGGTGACTGGGTTCGCTGCGAGAGTTGTAAGTCGGTGCACCGACCCGTTCCTAATATAAATCAATGCCTCGATTGCGGAAGTGATGCAATAAGAGACTTGGAGCCTAACACCGACGAAGTGTTCCTTGCGCGAAAGGGCTACTACCGTAATCCGGTGATGGGCGCACTGAGCGATCCGCCGGAGCAGCCGATGGCATTGATTGCGGCCGAGCACACCGCACAATTGAACTCACCTCAAAATGAGGATGTTTTTTCTAAAGCTGAAGAAAATGAACTCCTTTTCCAGGACGTTCCTATCGAAACGGAATCGGACAGGGTGCGCGCTACCGCGATTGATGTTCTCTCAAGCACGACAACGATGGAAGTCGGTATCGACATCGGTGCATTGTCCGGCGTCGCACTGCGCAATATGCCGCCAGGTCGAGCTAACTACCAGCAACGTGCAGGTCGAGCAGGTCGTCGTGGAAATGCGGTGGCAACGGTGGTGGCTTTCGGTAGTGCGGATAGCCACGACGATCATTATTTCACAAGCCCGGATGGGATGATCCGCGGCGATGTGGTTGACCCAAAACTGACACTAGAGAACAAAGAAATCGCTCGGCGACATATTCGAGCATTCTTATTGCAGTGTTACCACCAGGAACGCTTGCCGGAAGTGAATCCCGCACAGCGGCATGATCTCTTTTCAGTTTTGGGGTCGGTAGCTAGTTTCAAGTCCACTGATGCAATTTTAAACAGGACAGATTTTGCGGCATGGCTCGCGACCAATGCGGATGCGCTCAAGGCGCGCGTTGGCGGGTGGATTCCATCAGAGCTTTCACCCGTAGATCGTAAGAGTCTGTTGGATGAGTTGGTCTTAGATTGTATCGCGGAACTGGATAAAGCGATAAATTTTGCAAAGACAGACACTGTGAAGGCCTCCGAAATCGAAGCGGTGACCGACGAAGATAGCGTTGTCGAAGAAGCCGCAGAAACAGGTGAAGAGCAGGGTCCGAATTTAGAAGCGAGTGGAAATTTATTGGACCGCTTGCTCTATTGCGGTGTTCTTCCGCGTTACGCATTTCCTACCGACGTCGCGACCTTCAGCGTATTTGACCAAGCAAGGTCCACGCGGTATCGGCCAAGGATGAAGTTTGCGCCGTCCCAAGGCCTGCCGATTGCGCTATCTCAATACGCGCCAGGAAAGCAAATCTGGATATCGAATAAATGTTATTCATCCGGGGCCATCTACTCGACGATGCCGGATGACCGATTCAACGCCTGGGAAAACCGGCGTATGTATCAAGAGTGCAGTCAGTGTGGTTTCGCTCGAACTCAATTCCTCGGCCAGGTCGGAAACGGTGATTTGCAGGATTGTGAAGCCTGCGGGTCTGAAAATAGCTTTGGACCAGCTCGTCAGTGGCTAAGGCCGCCAGGCTTCGCGCATCCCGTAGACGCGCCGGAAGTGACATCTCCAGACGACATGCCGGAGACCAGCTACGCCACTCGTGCAAAGCTTACGATGGAGACACCATCTGAAAACGCGAATTGGCTCCGCATAAACAGTCGACTGCGAGGTTTAGGCGCGCGGCAACACCTCTTGGTCTCGAACACGGGTCCCAAGCGAGAAGGCTATTCGTATTGTTTGAAGTGCGGTCGCATCGAAGCAACTAGTGAAGCAACAGCGACGCTATTCGGTCTTCACCGAAAACCATTTCCTGACGAGCGCGATCCGACTTGTGACGGAACGCGAACGACACGGCATCTGGTGCTGGGTACTGACTTTATCACGGATATCGTCTTGTTCTCCTTGCAAGTGGAGCTTCCACTTCAACTTAAACCGGGGCACTATTCTACGGATGTAGCCATGCGCTCGGTCAGCGAGGCGCTTGCAAAAGCAGCGTGCCAAATGCTGGAGATCGAGCCCGGTGAATTGATGGCAGAATACCGACCGGCACTCACACCGGAAGGCAGGCTAGGTCTGGAAGCAGAAATATTTCTTTACGATACCCTGCCCGGTGGCGCGGGCTTCTCAGTGCAACTGATGGACCGAGGGGACGAACTTTTCCGAAAGGCGCGCGATTTGATGGAGGACTGTCCTGAAGGATGTGACGCGTCCTGTTATCGCTGCATGCGTAGTTTCAAGAACAAGTTCGAGCATTCGTTGCTTGATCGCCACGTCGGATCGGAATTGCTTCGATACATTCTTGATGGCGGCAAGCCGAAATTCAACGCGAAGCGAATCGAGGATGCTACGACGCTTCTTCTGAATGATTTGGAAAGGCAAGGGCAGCAAGCCGTCAGCTATGAACCGAATGGCAACTTTGAATTGCGAACCGGCAAGGTGTTGACGACGCCCATTCTTGCAACTGTCGGCGGGCGGCAATTTTCGATATCCCTTTGTGGTCCGCTCACGCCAGACGTTCCCAATGACCCCGCACTGAGAGCGCTGTCAGAGGAAGGCGAAAATCGTCAGATCATTGTCGTCAACGAACTACTCGTCAGGCGCAATTTGCCAGCTGCCACGCGTCTCGTTCAAGAGCGCTTGGGTATATACGTATGA
- a CDS encoding DNA methyltransferase, translated as MSLLPDEFRNRVLRGDCVQVMRGMPSTSVDFILTDPPYLVRYRSRSGQTIANDDRDDWLEPAFAEMYRLLKSGSFCVSFYGWNAADKFISAWRKAGFRIVGHIVFRKKYASSKRFLEHRHEQAYLLAKGKPLLPSAPLPDIIEWDYTGNRLHPTQKPVKSLLPIIENFTRRGDFVLDPFCGSGSTLVAAGESARDYIGIELDAQHHRTAVRRLEPRSWYPPRCTGSR; from the coding sequence ATGAGCCTCCTTCCCGATGAATTTCGCAACAGGGTGTTGCGCGGTGATTGCGTGCAGGTCATGCGCGGTATGCCGTCGACTTCGGTGGATTTCATCCTCACCGATCCGCCGTATCTGGTGCGCTATCGTTCACGTTCCGGGCAGACGATTGCTAATGACGATCGAGACGACTGGCTTGAACCCGCTTTTGCCGAAATGTACCGGCTACTCAAGTCGGGTTCATTCTGCGTGAGCTTCTATGGTTGGAATGCCGCCGACAAGTTCATCAGCGCGTGGCGCAAGGCGGGATTTCGGATCGTCGGGCATATAGTGTTCCGGAAGAAGTATGCGTCGTCCAAGCGTTTCCTCGAGCACCGTCATGAACAGGCGTACTTGCTTGCGAAGGGAAAGCCGCTCCTGCCTTCCGCTCCCTTACCCGACATCATCGAATGGGATTATACCGGCAACCGCCTTCATCCGACGCAAAAGCCGGTAAAGTCTCTACTGCCCATCATCGAAAACTTTACTCGTCGGGGCGACTTCGTGCTCGATCCTTTCTGTGGGTCAGGTTCTACGCTCGTTGCCGCCGGGGAATCCGCGCGCGACTACATCGGGATTGAACTGGATGCGCAACACCATCGAACGGCAGTGCGTCGCCTAGAGCCACGGTCATGGTACCCGCCGAGATGCACGGGAAGCCGTTAG
- the mobQ gene encoding MobQ family relaxase: MASYHFSAQAVKRSEGRSVVAMAAYRAGEKLRDERRGVDADYTRRRGVVHAEIIAPEGSAEWLLDREKLWNGVEKSEVRRDAQLAREINMALPCELTDEQRLVLVREFVAAQFVSLGMVADFAIHAPVAEKGDDPRNFHAHVLLTMRQAGGGGFRRVKTREWNSDAMLAKWRAAWAEHQNRVLRERGHAVKVDHRSLEVQRVEAVARREPRLAAELDRLAEIHVGPKARKAGFAGTPQSRDREAGPFRIRELPSPVRRMVRYPELDKGSRANANIKRLGANSDRFAARAAKIERQAERMRRRQAYYESLIAKEQSASQDQQESFKARRARYEHALKRREQVAFWLAELDKLFFAVLGIRESQFMRRTVWSNRMGRWQRLDLEPTRGGGRNRTR, encoded by the coding sequence ATGGCGTCTTATCATTTTTCGGCACAGGCGGTGAAACGCTCCGAAGGGCGTTCGGTGGTCGCGATGGCGGCTTATCGCGCTGGGGAGAAATTGAGGGATGAGCGCCGAGGTGTTGATGCGGACTACACCAGGCGGCGCGGCGTCGTTCATGCCGAGATCATCGCGCCGGAGGGAAGTGCCGAATGGCTGCTTGATCGTGAGAAATTGTGGAACGGCGTCGAGAAGAGCGAGGTTCGGCGCGATGCGCAGCTTGCGCGGGAAATCAACATGGCCTTGCCGTGTGAGCTTACGGACGAGCAACGGCTTGTCTTGGTGCGGGAGTTCGTCGCGGCGCAGTTCGTGTCGCTGGGGATGGTCGCGGATTTCGCCATCCATGCGCCGGTTGCCGAGAAAGGCGACGATCCCCGGAATTTCCATGCGCATGTGCTGTTGACCATGCGCCAGGCGGGCGGCGGCGGATTTCGCCGCGTCAAGACGCGGGAATGGAATAGCGACGCCATGCTGGCCAAATGGCGGGCGGCCTGGGCAGAACACCAGAATAGAGTGTTGCGCGAGCGCGGGCATGCCGTGAAGGTCGATCATCGCAGTCTTGAGGTGCAGAGAGTGGAGGCCGTGGCCCGGCGCGAGCCAAGGCTGGCCGCTGAGCTTGACAGGTTGGCGGAAATTCATGTGGGGCCCAAGGCCCGGAAGGCGGGCTTTGCCGGGACGCCGCAGAGTCGGGACCGTGAGGCGGGACCATTTCGTATACGAGAATTGCCTTCTCCGGTCAGGCGGATGGTCCGTTATCCCGAGTTGGACAAGGGCAGCCGGGCCAATGCCAATATCAAGAGGCTGGGCGCGAACAGCGATCGGTTCGCGGCCAGGGCGGCCAAGATTGAGCGGCAGGCAGAGCGTATGCGCCGCAGGCAGGCTTATTACGAGTCCCTGATCGCGAAAGAACAGTCGGCCAGCCAAGACCAACAAGAATCATTTAAAGCGCGTCGCGCGCGGTATGAGCATGCCTTGAAGCGACGGGAGCAGGTCGCTTTCTGGCTGGCGGAGTTGGACAAGCTGTTTTTCGCGGTGCTGGGCATTCGCGAGAGCCAGTTTATGCGGCGCACCGTTTGGTCGAACCGGATGGGGCGCTGGCAGCGCCTTGATCTTGAGCCGACGCGGGGCGGGGGGCGGAATCGGACGCGTTGA
- a CDS encoding type IV secretory system conjugative DNA transfer family protein, with protein MVRAFLLLLKLSWLLARTAFRLTLRTASLLHTLYRWGGFNPGGALGSARFANPWELLWSGVRRGNGPIIGRTGRSFLRFNKDGMVTVFAPMGAGKGVGIVIPNLLEYRGSVVCTDIKGENRAITHRRRREFGPVRVLDTTDPHASDRFNPLDMVRIGTIHEKDDAEALAKLMIIPDGKESHWDSKAEGMVTCLILHVVRLDPERRSLAQLRALSTLPPESFKELLHQIARDGPRAAAELAGSFLAMEGSEEFRSVMSNTEKATRVWSAGSPAGAISSHSTFKLSALVDQTKTLYLVVDEEKLSIYAGFLRVMVGCVLNALTRAKNRPRPKHKILLLLDEAAALGTLEPLERGVGYLRAYCTPMLIFQDLNQLRALYKRAGSFLANATCKVFFNVADLEAARFISEMIGQTTSLAHNQGTSQANTDFVRQQYSLGMSETGRWLLDPSEVMRLPGNRALALYRSDILRYPVLATKINYRSWRHFRWWGKYDRWPQQLNASDSAPRPASAQDQGAASAPSGSTKRCAA; from the coding sequence ATGGTGCGTGCGTTCTTGCTTTTGTTGAAACTCTCTTGGCTGCTCGCACGGACCGCCTTCCGGCTCACACTAAGAACAGCGTCACTGTTGCACACGCTGTATCGCTGGGGCGGCTTTAACCCAGGCGGAGCCTTGGGCTCTGCCCGCTTCGCCAACCCATGGGAGTTGCTCTGGTCAGGCGTGCGGAGAGGCAATGGTCCCATCATCGGCCGCACAGGCCGTTCTTTTTTGCGCTTCAACAAGGACGGCATGGTGACCGTATTCGCGCCAATGGGCGCGGGGAAAGGCGTCGGCATCGTCATCCCGAACCTGCTTGAGTATCGCGGTTCCGTTGTCTGCACCGACATCAAGGGCGAGAACCGCGCAATCACCCATCGCCGCCGCCGCGAGTTCGGGCCGGTGCGCGTGCTCGATACCACTGACCCGCATGCGTCAGACCGTTTCAACCCGCTCGACATGGTCAGGATCGGCACCATCCATGAGAAGGATGACGCCGAAGCGCTCGCCAAGCTCATGATCATCCCGGATGGCAAGGAGAGCCATTGGGACAGCAAGGCGGAGGGCATGGTCACGTGCCTCATCCTGCATGTGGTCCGGCTGGACCCCGAACGCCGCTCGCTGGCTCAACTGCGCGCGCTGTCCACCCTTCCGCCGGAATCGTTCAAAGAGCTTCTGCATCAGATCGCGCGCGATGGCCCGCGCGCAGCCGCCGAACTGGCGGGCAGCTTCCTTGCCATGGAAGGCAGCGAGGAATTCCGCAGCGTCATGTCCAACACCGAGAAAGCCACGCGGGTATGGTCGGCCGGCAGTCCTGCCGGCGCGATCTCTTCACACTCCACGTTCAAGCTCTCGGCTCTCGTTGACCAGACCAAGACGCTGTACCTCGTCGTCGATGAGGAGAAGCTCTCCATATACGCGGGATTCCTCCGCGTGATGGTCGGCTGCGTGCTCAACGCACTGACCCGCGCCAAGAATCGCCCGCGACCAAAACACAAAATCTTGCTCCTGCTCGACGAAGCCGCCGCCCTTGGCACGCTTGAGCCCCTCGAACGCGGCGTCGGTTACTTGCGCGCCTACTGCACGCCCATGCTCATCTTTCAGGACCTGAACCAGCTTCGCGCGCTTTACAAACGCGCGGGTTCATTCCTGGCCAACGCGACCTGCAAGGTCTTCTTCAACGTAGCGGACCTCGAAGCCGCTCGGTTCATCTCGGAGATGATCGGGCAAACCACCTCCCTCGCCCATAACCAGGGCACCTCGCAGGCCAATACCGACTTCGTGAGACAACAATATTCCCTGGGTATGTCGGAGACGGGCCGCTGGCTCCTCGATCCATCCGAAGTGATGCGCCTGCCTGGCAACCGCGCCTTGGCTCTCTACCGCAGCGACATCCTGCGCTATCCGGTGCTGGCGACGAAGATTAACTACCGCTCATGGCGTCATTTCCGCTGGTGGGGCAAGTACGACCGCTGGCCTCAGCAACTCAACGCGTCCGATTCCGCCCCCCGCCCCGCGTCGGCTCAAGATCAAGGCGCTGCCAGCGCCCCATCCGGTTCGACCAAACGGTGCGCCGCATAA
- a CDS encoding type IV secretory system conjugative DNA transfer family protein, whose protein sequence is MQRFLMIVEKTFQEPTDIVKAGWKLNEGSYIFARPAYQFSDYEKFVFQFTMLMAGIGSLDRAMAEQLIASATYADGKAAFSGVTYPGHDHAVMHGLISDRSEHFVPKSLSVYANLISEKIHEHQAADSPPVLRAWLARHVTPPKPAGLDSALFSEEPGPYALPLGQNPANGKTVHYVGEASLLTIAPSGKGKTQCHVLPALASYRGPAIVLDIKGECHEHTAAWRSANIGPVIRFNPVEPEHSASYNPLAFVDDHPDELWESARFLAELLVVTRSQNDPTWESQGKDLLTLVIAYVVALSEPDARAMGLVLDLVATVGLNEMLANVGDTSSPFPSAMKRVATRFGQMAKAAPKQFEGVLSGASQHLQVWEGPKLERVTSRNDWQPEHFATVACPTLYLCIPPNAIETYAPVLRVIIGQHVRRLMRRDSKPAAPILFMLDELPRLGRMEPVREALEVGRSYGIKLWMFAQYAEQIVHAYPGVGDGMMENCDVRMYMNPPSAIADRIARAFGKADSVLESTKRPVIETADIMGPAHRDSIFTLGANETPLVLHKQFFHRAQSV, encoded by the coding sequence TTGCAGCGTTTCCTCATGATCGTCGAGAAGACGTTTCAGGAGCCGACCGATATCGTCAAAGCGGGCTGGAAGCTGAACGAAGGCTCCTATATTTTCGCCCGCCCCGCGTATCAGTTTTCCGACTACGAGAAGTTTGTTTTCCAGTTCACCATGCTGATGGCCGGTATTGGTTCGCTTGACCGCGCGATGGCCGAGCAGCTTATCGCGTCGGCCACCTACGCCGACGGGAAGGCAGCGTTTTCCGGCGTGACATATCCGGGTCATGACCACGCGGTCATGCATGGTCTCATCAGCGACCGCTCCGAACACTTCGTCCCCAAGAGCCTGTCGGTCTACGCCAACCTCATCAGCGAGAAAATCCACGAGCACCAGGCGGCGGATTCTCCACCGGTCTTGCGGGCCTGGCTGGCTCGCCACGTTACCCCGCCGAAACCGGCAGGACTGGACTCAGCACTGTTCTCGGAAGAACCCGGCCCTTACGCGCTTCCGCTTGGCCAAAATCCCGCCAACGGCAAGACCGTCCACTACGTCGGCGAAGCCTCGCTTCTCACCATCGCGCCGTCCGGCAAGGGCAAGACCCAATGCCACGTATTGCCTGCGCTGGCGTCGTACCGTGGACCCGCGATCGTGCTCGACATCAAGGGCGAGTGCCACGAACACACGGCGGCATGGCGCAGCGCGAACATCGGACCGGTGATCCGCTTCAACCCCGTCGAGCCTGAACACAGCGCCAGCTACAATCCACTCGCCTTCGTTGATGATCATCCCGACGAGTTGTGGGAAAGCGCGCGCTTTCTCGCCGAACTCCTGGTCGTGACGCGCAGCCAGAACGATCCGACCTGGGAAAGCCAGGGCAAGGACCTGCTGACCCTTGTCATCGCCTATGTGGTCGCGCTGTCCGAGCCGGACGCGCGAGCGATGGGCCTTGTCCTTGACCTTGTGGCGACGGTCGGCCTGAACGAAATGCTCGCCAACGTGGGAGACACATCGAGCCCCTTCCCTTCTGCGATGAAACGCGTGGCGACTCGCTTCGGTCAGATGGCGAAGGCTGCGCCGAAACAGTTTGAGGGCGTGCTCAGCGGCGCATCGCAACACCTCCAGGTGTGGGAAGGCCCCAAACTTGAGCGCGTGACCTCACGCAACGATTGGCAGCCGGAGCATTTTGCAACGGTCGCATGCCCGACGCTGTACCTGTGTATTCCCCCCAATGCGATAGAGACCTACGCTCCGGTTCTCCGCGTGATTATCGGCCAGCATGTACGGCGCTTGATGCGCCGCGATTCCAAACCCGCCGCACCGATCCTGTTCATGCTCGACGAACTGCCGCGACTTGGCCGGATGGAGCCCGTTCGCGAAGCACTGGAGGTCGGCCGCTCCTATGGCATCAAACTCTGGATGTTCGCGCAATATGCCGAGCAGATCGTCCACGCCTATCCCGGCGTCGGCGACGGCATGATGGAAAACTGCGACGTGCGTATGTACATGAACCCGCCGTCCGCCATCGCGGACCGCATCGCGCGGGCGTTCGGTAAAGCCGACAGCGTACTTGAAAGCACCAAGCGTCCGGTCATCGAAACGGCCGACATCATGGGGCCAGCGCATCGGGACAGCATCTTCACACTCGGCGCGAACGAAACACCGCTGGTGCTGCACAAGCAATTCTTCCACCGCGCCCAATCCGTTTAG